The Desulfomicrobium orale DSM 12838 genome includes a window with the following:
- a CDS encoding IS5 family transposase (programmed frameshift), producing MSQLFYLSAEQLERIKPFFPRSHGIPRVDDRKVISGIIYVIKHGLQWKDAPREYGPYKTLYNRFLRWSRMGVFNNIFTELAKTAGQDGQVMIDATHLKAHRTAASLLKKGLFSRCIGRTKGGLNSKLHALCDGHGRPLAMTLTAGQVSDYKGAALLMDAIDALPETRELLADRGYDADWFRDALRARGITPCIPPRRSRKRPCPYDKDLYKQRHKIEIMFGRIKDWRRIAMRYDRCAHTFFSALCLAASLIFISINEA from the exons ATGAGCCAACTTTTCTACCTTTCTGCCGAACAGCTCGAACGTATCAAGCCCTTCTTTCCACGATCACATGGTATTCCGCGGGTCGATGACCGGAAAGTCATCAGCGGCATCATTTATGTCATCAAACATGGCCTGCAGTGGAAAGATGCGCCGCGTGAGTATGGCCCGTACAAGACACTGTACAATCGTTTTTTGCGCTGGAGCCGGATGGGCGTCTTCAACAATATTTTTACCGAATTGGCAAAAACAGCGGGACAGGATGGCCAAGTGATGATCGATGCAACCCACCTCAAGGCGCATCGTACCGCCGCCAGTTTGCTCAAAAAAGGGCTCT TTTCCCGCTGCATCGGACGCACAAAGGGCGGCCTGAACTCCAAACTCCATGCCCTTTGCGACGGCCACGGCAGGCCTCTGGCCATGACGCTCACGGCAGGCCAGGTAAGCGACTACAAGGGAGCCGCCTTGCTTATGGATGCCATAGATGCTTTGCCCGAGACCAGGGAGCTGCTGGCGGACCGTGGTTATGACGCCGACTGGTTCCGTGATGCCCTGCGCGCCAGAGGCATTACGCCCTGCATCCCGCCCAGAAGGAGCCGGAAGAGACCCTGCCCGTACGATAAAGATCTGTATAAACAGCGGCACAAGATCGAGATCATGTTTGGCAGGATCAAGGACTGGCGGAGAATAGCCATGCGTTATGACCGCTGCGCGCATACCTTCTTTTCAGCTCTGTGCCTCGCCGCTTCCCTCATTTTCATCTCAATTAATGAGGCCTGA
- a CDS encoding DUF2238 domain-containing protein: MPDRSHFPHVQYFHVLTFIFLILFVFLAIAPYDRKDWALENFLVVAFLGTLFATSRKMPLSRVSYSLIFLFLSIHEIGSHYTYSLVPYDQWFSSLFGVTLNEMLGWERNNFDRIVHFSYGLLLVYPIREIYFRVAEAEGFWGYFLPLDFTMSTSMLYELFEWLAAEIFGGELGAAYLGTQGDVWDAHKDMALASLGALIAMLITMALNMYLQKDFVREWGRSLTIKHARPLGEDEIARLWEEKNRKP, from the coding sequence ATGCCAGACCGCAGTCATTTTCCGCACGTTCAGTATTTCCACGTGCTGACATTCATCTTTCTCATTTTGTTCGTTTTTCTGGCCATTGCTCCGTATGACAGGAAAGACTGGGCACTGGAAAACTTTCTGGTGGTCGCCTTTCTCGGCACCCTGTTCGCCACGTCGCGGAAAATGCCCCTGTCGCGCGTTTCCTACTCCCTCATCTTCCTTTTTCTGTCCATTCATGAAATCGGCTCGCACTACACCTATTCCCTGGTGCCCTATGACCAGTGGTTCTCCTCGCTCTTCGGCGTCACGCTGAATGAAATGCTGGGCTGGGAGCGAAACAACTTCGATCGGATCGTGCATTTTTCCTACGGGCTGCTTCTGGTTTATCCCATCCGGGAAATCTATTTCCGCGTGGCCGAAGCCGAAGGTTTCTGGGGCTACTTCCTGCCGCTCGACTTCACCATGTCCACATCCATGCTGTACGAGCTCTTCGAATGGCTGGCCGCCGAAATATTCGGGGGAGAACTGGGCGCAGCCTATCTCGGCACGCAGGGAGACGTGTGGGACGCGCACAAGGATATGGCTCTGGCCAGTCTGGGAGCCCTCATCGCCATGCTCATCACCATGGCCCTCAACATGTATCTGCAGAAGGATTTTGTCCGTGAATGGGGAAGAAGTCTGACCATCAAACATGCCCGTCCTCTGGGTGAGGACGAGATTGCCCGTCTGTGGGAAGAGAAGAACCGGAAACCCTGA
- a CDS encoding cobyric acid synthase, with protein sequence MLHPSLHGGDIRAASRKLGCRPEEILDFSASINPLGPPAWLRSVVAANLAGVAHYPEPRARSLRRAAACRLGLAEPCVTAGNGSSEILYAVVRAARNMGLRRAVLPAPCYGDYARACRAADIAVDMPVLRPETDFSLDWEDLAARLHEQALVVLGQPSNPAGAVLDSGRAVECAARHPDSLFVVDEAFADFVPGLSRLACAAPNIFVLHSLTKFYAVPGLRLGLGYGREDLIAAVDALLPDWTVNAPAQTVGEAALADADYARRTVEAVPGLREKLREDLLRLGLAVFPGQANYLLCRSREPDGAALRERLLERRILIRSCADYAGLDAGYFRVAVRSGNENDHLVDALSDVLGARRIRQAAGRRTPALMFQGLSSNAGKSVLTAALCRIFLQDGLSVAPFKAQNMSLNSFVTRDGGEMGRAQALQAQACRIEPDVRMNPVLLKPNSETGAQVIVLGRPVGNMDVMSYIREKPRMFETIKRAYDELASTARIMVLEGAGSPAEVNLKSHDVVNMAMARYADARVLLAGDIDRGGVFASFVGTMEVMEEWERALVAGFVINRFRGRRELLEDAVDYVHRYTGVETLGVVPYLADLGLPEEDSVSFKETRPPSSGAALRIAAVDLPHISNFTDLDALRLEPDVDLRVIRTPEELDGADAVILPGSRNVFADLEYLWSSGLAPRILSAPVIIGICGGLQMLGNAVTDPGQVESSGQTARPLDLLPLSTEMAPDKVLRQTRAVFLPTGRAVHGYEIHHGRSAGHARPVMTSEDGETIGWGREDLSVWGTYLHGVFDDDAFRREFLDGLRSRKGLAPLGAVQAVYDVEAALDRLAETVRRNLDMKRIYELLKM encoded by the coding sequence ATGCTTCATCCCTCCCTCCACGGCGGAGACATCCGCGCCGCGTCCCGAAAGCTTGGCTGCCGCCCCGAGGAAATTCTCGACTTCTCGGCCAGCATCAATCCTCTGGGGCCGCCCGCGTGGCTGCGTTCCGTGGTGGCCGCAAACCTCGCGGGCGTGGCTCATTATCCCGAACCCAGAGCCCGAAGTCTGCGCCGCGCGGCGGCCTGCCGTCTCGGTCTTGCGGAGCCGTGCGTCACGGCGGGCAACGGCTCCTCGGAAATCCTGTATGCCGTGGTCCGCGCGGCCCGGAACATGGGCCTGCGCCGCGCCGTGCTGCCCGCGCCCTGCTACGGAGACTACGCCCGCGCCTGCCGGGCCGCGGATATTGCGGTGGACATGCCCGTCCTGCGCCCGGAAACGGATTTTTCCCTGGACTGGGAGGATCTCGCGGCACGGCTCCATGAACAGGCTCTGGTCGTGCTGGGCCAGCCGTCCAACCCGGCGGGCGCGGTGCTGGATTCCGGACGAGCGGTCGAATGCGCCGCGCGGCATCCGGACAGTCTGTTCGTGGTGGACGAGGCCTTTGCCGATTTCGTGCCCGGCCTGTCTCGTCTGGCCTGCGCCGCACCCAATATCTTCGTCCTTCATTCCCTGACCAAATTTTACGCCGTGCCCGGCCTGAGACTGGGGCTGGGCTATGGCCGCGAAGACCTGATCGCCGCCGTGGACGCCCTTCTGCCGGACTGGACCGTGAATGCGCCAGCCCAGACCGTGGGCGAAGCCGCTCTGGCGGACGCGGATTACGCCAGGCGCACTGTGGAAGCCGTACCCGGCCTGCGGGAGAAACTGCGGGAAGACTTGCTGCGGCTGGGCCTTGCGGTTTTTCCGGGCCAGGCCAACTACCTGCTCTGCCGCAGCCGGGAGCCGGACGGCGCGGCATTGCGGGAGCGCCTGCTTGAACGGCGCATCCTGATCCGCTCCTGCGCCGACTATGCCGGGCTCGACGCCGGATATTTCCGGGTGGCGGTGCGTTCCGGAAACGAAAACGACCATCTGGTGGACGCCCTGTCCGACGTCCTGGGTGCACGCCGCATCCGCCAGGCGGCCGGACGCCGTACTCCGGCCCTCATGTTCCAGGGTCTATCCTCCAATGCGGGCAAGTCCGTGCTCACGGCCGCCCTGTGCCGCATTTTCCTGCAGGACGGACTCTCCGTGGCGCCGTTCAAGGCCCAGAACATGTCGCTCAATTCCTTCGTCACCCGCGACGGCGGGGAAATGGGCCGCGCCCAGGCGCTCCAGGCCCAGGCCTGCCGGATAGAACCCGACGTGCGCATGAACCCGGTCCTGCTGAAGCCCAATTCCGAAACCGGAGCGCAGGTCATCGTGCTCGGACGGCCCGTGGGCAACATGGATGTCATGAGCTACATCCGGGAAAAGCCGCGCATGTTCGAAACCATCAAGCGCGCCTACGACGAACTGGCGTCCACGGCCCGGATCATGGTGCTGGAGGGTGCGGGCAGTCCGGCCGAGGTCAATCTCAAATCCCACGACGTGGTCAACATGGCCATGGCCAGGTATGCGGACGCGCGGGTGCTGCTGGCCGGGGACATCGACCGGGGCGGCGTGTTCGCCTCCTTTGTGGGCACCATGGAAGTGATGGAGGAATGGGAACGGGCGCTGGTGGCGGGATTTGTCATCAACCGTTTCCGGGGCCGCCGGGAACTGCTGGAAGACGCCGTGGACTATGTGCACCGCTACACTGGCGTGGAAACCCTGGGAGTTGTGCCGTACCTGGCGGACCTAGGCCTGCCGGAGGAAGATTCCGTCAGCTTCAAGGAAACGCGGCCGCCGTCTTCCGGAGCGGCGCTGCGTATCGCGGCCGTGGACCTGCCCCATATCTCCAACTTCACGGATCTGGACGCCCTGCGTCTGGAGCCGGATGTGGATCTGCGCGTGATCCGCACGCCGGAAGAACTGGACGGGGCCGATGCCGTGATTCTGCCCGGATCGCGCAACGTGTTTGCGGATCTGGAATATCTGTGGAGTTCCGGCCTGGCCCCGCGCATTTTGTCCGCCCCGGTGATCATCGGTATCTGCGGCGGGCTGCAGATGCTCGGAAACGCCGTGACGGACCCGGGACAGGTGGAAAGCTCCGGGCAGACGGCCCGCCCGCTGGACCTGCTCCCGCTGTCCACGGAAATGGCCCCGGACAAAGTACTGCGCCAGACCCGCGCCGTGTTTCTGCCCACGGGCAGGGCAGTGCACGGATATGAAATCCACCACGGCAGAAGCGCGGGCCACGCCCGGCCGGTCATGACCTCGGAGGATGGAGAAACCATAGGCTGGGGCCGGGAGGACCTGTCCGTCTGGGGGACATACCTGCACGGCGTGTTCGACGACGACGCCTTCCGCCGGGAATTTCTGGACGGTCTGCGAAGCCGCAAGGGCCTCGCGCCCCTTGGAGCCGTGCAGGCCGTGTACGACGTGGAGGCAGCTTTGGACCGGCTGGCCGAAACAGTGCGCCGGAACCTGGACATGAAGCGCATCTATGAACTGCTGAAAATGTGA
- a CDS encoding alkaline phosphatase family protein has protein sequence MQSTSPLVFLGLDGLPWSLARELSVQGLLPNLTRVMDTSGPIRAELPELSPVNWTSLFTASPPGVHGVYGFTRMDPQTYRLSFTDFTHVHGPTIFEILGQAGFFSRAVNMPLLAPVRPCRAMLVAGFPAGGLEGSTHPPVLGGMLEDLGYRVDADTVHGATDPAFLLDELHRTLRGRKKALDLLWPDMSWDLFMLVLTETDRLGHFLFPALREEHHPWRGPCLEFMAAWDEVIGALLDRYHDLPDPKRLIMMADHGFTALDQEVDLNAWLARTGLLYTSRPPENEWDADCLDARTRAFALDPGRIYLHTRDRFAKGRMSPDDARRLAAELETALRAITVDGRRVIREIHHGRELYMGPQAHLAPDLVLVPEPGFDLKGKFGRTAVTGHFGRQGMHTAHDVFHFDSAGAPARTPTDVGRHILEHFGLPRQAVPL, from the coding sequence ATGCAGTCCACTTCTCCACTGGTTTTTCTGGGTCTGGACGGCTTGCCGTGGTCTCTGGCCCGTGAACTGTCCGTTCAGGGGCTGCTCCCCAACCTGACCCGGGTCATGGACACAAGCGGCCCCATCCGGGCCGAGTTGCCGGAACTCTCCCCGGTCAACTGGACCTCCCTTTTCACCGCCTCCCCGCCGGGCGTCCACGGTGTGTACGGGTTCACCCGCATGGACCCGCAAACCTACCGGCTGTCCTTCACTGATTTCACCCATGTGCACGGACCCACCATCTTTGAGATTCTGGGCCAAGCCGGATTCTTCTCCAGGGCGGTAAACATGCCGCTTCTGGCCCCGGTGCGGCCCTGCCGTGCCATGCTGGTGGCCGGATTTCCGGCCGGCGGCCTTGAGGGGAGCACACATCCGCCCGTGCTGGGAGGCATGCTCGAAGACCTCGGCTACCGCGTGGATGCCGACACCGTACACGGAGCGACAGACCCGGCCTTTCTGCTGGACGAGCTGCACCGCACCCTGCGCGGCCGGAAAAAAGCTCTGGACCTGCTCTGGCCGGACATGTCCTGGGACCTGTTCATGCTGGTTCTGACCGAAACCGACCGGCTGGGGCATTTTCTTTTTCCGGCTCTCAGGGAAGAACACCACCCCTGGCGCGGCCCGTGTCTGGAATTCATGGCCGCCTGGGACGAGGTCATCGGAGCCCTGCTCGACCGCTACCATGACCTGCCCGACCCCAAGCGGCTGATCATGATGGCCGATCACGGCTTTACCGCCCTGGACCAGGAGGTGGACCTGAACGCCTGGCTCGCCCGCACGGGGCTGCTGTACACATCCAGACCGCCCGAAAACGAATGGGACGCGGACTGCCTGGACGCCCGGACCAGGGCTTTCGCCCTTGACCCCGGCCGCATCTACCTGCACACCAGAGACCGCTTCGCCAAAGGCCGGATGTCCCCCGACGACGCCCGGCGTCTGGCCGCCGAACTGGAAACGGCCCTGAGAGCGATCACCGTGGACGGCCGCCGGGTCATCCGGGAAATCCACCACGGCCGGGAACTCTATATGGGCCCCCAGGCGCATCTGGCCCCGGACCTGGTTCTCGTGCCGGAGCCCGGTTTCGATCTGAAGGGAAAATTCGGCAGAACCGCCGTGACTGGCCATTTCGGCCGTCAGGGCATGCACACGGCCCACGACGTGTTCCATTTCGACAGCGCCGGAGCCCCGGCCCGCACGCCCACGGATGTAGGCCGCCACATTCTCGAACATTTCGGGCTGCCCAGGCAGGCCGTACCCCTGTAA
- a CDS encoding ATP-dependent helicase — protein MLDYQNDLNPAQYEAVSTLDGPVLVIAGAGSGKTRTVVYRLAHLVERGVSPAEILLLTFTRKASAEMLHRAGALLGHQNLGAVRGSTFHGFAFSLLKQYAGLLGFERGVSIMDRSDAEDMLGEARDRLRIGRGDRKFPKRGTILSLISKSRNKELPLEQILRREAYHLGAYAEDMARLDEEYTRMKRECGLLDYDDLLFMLERLLTDFPHVRQAVTSSISHIMVDEYQDTNLVQARLTGLLAPPDQDRPNILAVGDDAQSIYAFRGADVRNILNFPNLFPETRIIKLEQNYRSTQPILELTNAILDGFRDKFGKKLFSDRQDSRLPEYIQPFSDRSQARLVTAKIAELSREYPLDQIAVLFRAGYQSYHVEVELNKIGLPFRKYGGIKFSEAAHIKDVLACLRLSLNAADLPAWQRMLGNIPGIGPKSAQKIHHAVMVNDQNFLRAQCSKKPALTELLGVLDTLRAQVMKPATAIGFILEYYTPVLREKFSDDYPRREAGLEELAQIALGYEDTASFLGDLSLDSPDAEEARGPAVTLSTVHSAKGLEWEAVLVIDLVEDRFPSRHALGDSEAFEEERRLLYVACTRARAHLSLFSPETLYSREASTSMPARPSSFLQDIPPHLFTRYREQFTGGLAPQSAPIRTGTGRTDSFPDAADLNISAPDGEYASAPRQTGQTPVQGTFCRHKIFGRGKVIARVEPNKYKINFPGFGLKLIIEDFVELE, from the coding sequence ATGCTCGACTACCAGAACGATCTCAATCCGGCCCAGTACGAGGCCGTCTCCACCCTGGACGGCCCGGTGCTGGTCATCGCCGGAGCCGGATCGGGCAAGACCCGGACTGTCGTCTACCGCCTGGCCCACCTGGTGGAACGCGGCGTTTCACCCGCCGAAATTCTCCTTCTGACCTTTACCCGCAAGGCTTCGGCCGAAATGCTGCATCGCGCCGGAGCCCTTCTTGGCCACCAGAATCTGGGCGCGGTACGCGGAAGCACCTTCCACGGCTTCGCCTTTTCCCTGCTCAAACAGTACGCAGGACTGCTCGGATTCGAGCGAGGCGTGTCCATCATGGACAGAAGCGACGCCGAGGACATGCTGGGCGAGGCCAGGGACCGGCTGCGCATCGGGCGCGGAGACCGCAAGTTCCCCAAACGCGGGACCATCCTCTCCCTCATCAGCAAAAGCCGGAACAAGGAGCTGCCGCTGGAGCAGATTCTCCGGCGCGAGGCGTACCATCTGGGCGCCTACGCCGAGGACATGGCCCGGCTGGACGAGGAGTATACCCGCATGAAGCGGGAATGCGGCCTGCTCGACTACGACGATCTTCTGTTCATGCTGGAGCGTCTGCTGACGGATTTTCCGCATGTGCGACAGGCCGTGACATCGTCCATCTCACACATCATGGTGGACGAATATCAGGACACCAATCTGGTCCAGGCCCGGCTGACGGGCCTGCTGGCTCCGCCGGATCAGGACCGGCCCAACATTCTGGCCGTGGGCGACGACGCCCAGTCCATCTACGCCTTCCGGGGAGCCGATGTCCGCAACATCCTGAACTTCCCGAATCTCTTCCCGGAAACCCGGATCATCAAGCTGGAGCAGAATTACCGCTCCACCCAGCCCATTCTGGAGCTGACCAACGCCATTCTGGACGGCTTCCGGGATAAATTCGGCAAAAAACTTTTCTCCGACCGTCAGGATTCCCGCCTGCCCGAATACATCCAGCCCTTTTCCGACCGCAGCCAGGCCAGACTGGTCACGGCCAAGATCGCAGAGCTCAGCCGGGAATACCCCCTGGACCAGATCGCGGTTCTGTTCAGGGCCGGGTACCAGTCCTACCATGTGGAAGTGGAGCTGAACAAAATCGGCCTGCCTTTTCGCAAATACGGCGGCATCAAGTTTTCCGAGGCCGCGCACATAAAGGATGTGCTGGCCTGCCTGCGCCTGTCCCTGAACGCCGCCGACCTGCCCGCCTGGCAGCGCATGCTCGGCAACATTCCGGGCATCGGCCCCAAAAGCGCCCAGAAAATCCACCATGCGGTCATGGTCAACGACCAGAATTTCCTGCGCGCCCAATGCTCCAAAAAGCCCGCCCTGACGGAGCTTCTGGGCGTGCTGGACACCCTGCGCGCCCAGGTAATGAAACCGGCCACGGCCATCGGCTTCATTCTGGAATACTACACGCCGGTCCTGCGGGAAAAATTTTCCGACGACTATCCGCGCCGGGAAGCGGGACTTGAAGAGCTGGCCCAGATCGCCCTGGGCTACGAGGACACGGCCTCCTTTCTGGGCGACCTGAGCCTGGACAGTCCCGACGCCGAAGAAGCGCGCGGTCCGGCGGTCACGCTGTCCACGGTGCATTCGGCCAAGGGGCTGGAATGGGAGGCCGTGCTGGTCATCGATCTGGTGGAGGACCGTTTCCCGTCCCGCCACGCTCTGGGCGACAGCGAAGCCTTCGAGGAGGAACGGCGGCTTCTGTACGTGGCCTGCACCAGGGCTCGCGCGCACCTGAGCCTGTTTTCGCCGGAAACCCTGTACAGCCGGGAGGCGTCCACCTCCATGCCCGCCCGGCCCAGCTCCTTTCTGCAGGACATCCCGCCGCATTTGTTCACCCGCTACCGCGAGCAGTTCACGGGCGGGCTTGCCCCGCAATCCGCGCCCATCCGGACCGGAACAGGACGGACGGACTCTTTTCCGGACGCGGCGGATCTGAACATTTCCGCGCCGGACGGCGAATACGCCTCCGCGCCGCGCCAGACAGGCCAGACGCCTGTTCAGGGAACCTTCTGCCGCCACAAGATCTTCGGCCGGGGCAAAGTCATCGCGCGGGTGGAGCCCAACAAATACAAGATCAATTTTCCGGGCTTCGGCCTGAAACTCATCATCGAGGATTTCGTGGAGCTGGAATGA
- a CDS encoding TrmO family methyltransferase domain-containing protein, with protein sequence MNEENAVSRIIGHVRSPLAAREECPKYGDPDLPPVWIDLAPEYETAAADLNVGDAILVLTWMHLADRSVLRCHPKGDKDLPPRGIFSTRSPDRPTPIGLHAVRITGRKKTSIQVHPLEAMHGTPVIDIKPDNSPSPGQAEFPALVEPRAGEEILRAGRDGWSRGLFAGFNGNISVRRGERIIITATGSAKGHLTPRDLTVVDLAAGRPLSSAKPSSELAVHLEIYRNQHLAQAVVHTHPPLLTALFLRGGELEPSLFESRTLAGKLVRIPFLEPGSAELGQAVGQAARTAEAVFMDRHGLVCRGESLTQALALSEELEHLAAISLSVRNGGPYGSSDQTTAPRPEQLP encoded by the coding sequence ATGAACGAGGAAAACGCCGTCTCCCGGATCATCGGCCATGTACGCTCGCCTCTCGCCGCCAGAGAGGAATGCCCCAAATACGGCGATCCGGACCTGCCGCCGGTGTGGATCGACCTTGCCCCGGAATACGAGACCGCGGCGGCGGATCTGAACGTCGGCGATGCCATTCTGGTCCTGACCTGGATGCATCTGGCCGACCGGAGCGTACTGCGCTGCCATCCCAAAGGAGATAAGGATCTGCCGCCGCGCGGCATCTTCTCCACCCGCTCCCCGGACCGGCCCACACCCATCGGCCTGCACGCCGTGCGTATCACCGGCCGCAAGAAAACGAGCATCCAGGTGCACCCGCTGGAAGCCATGCACGGCACGCCCGTCATCGACATCAAACCCGACAACTCACCCTCCCCCGGACAGGCCGAATTCCCGGCCCTGGTCGAGCCCCGCGCCGGAGAAGAAATCCTCCGGGCCGGAAGGGACGGCTGGTCCCGCGGCCTTTTCGCCGGGTTCAACGGCAATATCAGCGTGCGCCGGGGAGAGCGGATCATCATTACCGCCACGGGCAGCGCCAAAGGGCACCTCACACCCCGCGATCTGACCGTGGTGGACCTGGCCGCGGGCCGTCCCCTGTCCTCCGCCAAGCCCTCTTCGGAACTGGCCGTACATCTGGAAATATACCGGAACCAGCATCTGGCGCAGGCTGTGGTGCACACCCATCCGCCGCTGCTGACCGCCCTGTTCCTGCGCGGCGGGGAACTTGAGCCGTCTCTTTTTGAAAGCCGCACTCTGGCGGGGAAACTGGTCCGCATCCCCTTTCTGGAACCGGGATCGGCGGAGCTGGGGCAGGCCGTGGGTCAGGCCGCCCGGACCGCCGAAGCCGTGTTCATGGACCGCCACGGTCTGGTCTGCCGGGGAGAAAGCCTGACACAGGCCCTGGCGCTATCCGAAGAACTGGAGCACCTGGCCGCAATCAGCCTGTCGGTCCGAAACGGCGGACCTTACGGCAGTTCAGACCAGACCACCGCGCCCCGGCCGGAACAGCTCCCGTAG
- a CDS encoding glycosyltransferase family 2 protein, with product MPRVSVIIPTHERAAVLGRAVSSVLAQTWTDFELVVVDDGSTDATPAVLAGFSDPRLKGIRRENKGVSAARNAGIAATSAPWIALLDSDDYWMPDKLSKQLRFLAESGFSICQTEEIWIRHGVRVNSCRKHAKMAGWFLPRSLELCLISPSCVMFSRGLWEELGPFDESLPACEDYSLWLRVGIRYAVGLLPEALTVKTGGHADQLSRRITGLDLYRIYAMLDLLRRAELTPEQRGWTTRALGERVRMYARGCVKHGNAGEAQRVRELAAPFLEE from the coding sequence ATGCCACGTGTTTCCGTGATTATTCCCACCCATGAACGGGCCGCCGTGCTGGGCCGGGCCGTTTCCTCGGTGCTGGCCCAGACGTGGACCGATTTCGAGCTCGTCGTGGTGGACGACGGCTCCACCGACGCCACGCCCGCCGTGCTGGCCGGATTCAGCGATCCCCGGCTTAAGGGAATACGCCGGGAAAATAAAGGCGTCAGCGCGGCGCGCAACGCGGGCATCGCCGCCACGTCCGCGCCCTGGATCGCCCTTCTGGACTCCGACGACTACTGGATGCCGGACAAGCTTTCAAAACAGCTCCGTTTTCTGGCCGAAAGCGGGTTTTCCATCTGCCAGACAGAAGAAATCTGGATTCGTCACGGCGTCCGGGTCAATTCGTGCCGCAAACACGCCAAGATGGCCGGATGGTTTCTGCCGCGTTCCCTGGAATTGTGTCTGATCAGTCCGTCCTGCGTCATGTTTTCCCGCGGGCTCTGGGAAGAGCTGGGGCCTTTCGACGAAAGCCTTCCCGCCTGCGAGGATTACAGCCTGTGGCTGCGCGTCGGGATCAGATACGCTGTGGGACTTCTGCCCGAGGCTTTGACGGTCAAGACGGGCGGGCATGCGGACCAGCTTTCGCGGCGGATCACCGGGCTCGACCTGTACCGCATCTACGCCATGCTGGATCTTCTGCGGCGCGCGGAGCTGACGCCGGAACAGCGGGGCTGGACGACGCGGGCTCTGGGGGAACGGGTCAGGATGTACGCGCGTGGCTGCGTCAAGCACGGTAATGCCGGGGAGGCCCAGCGCGTGCGGGAGCTGGCCGCGCCGTTTCTGGAAGAATGA
- a CDS encoding glycosyltransferase family 4 protein — protein sequence MRSIQVVNVRWFNATAWYGMYLSRLLLEAGHETLVLVLPDTLAEAKGQEWNLPMRRMPLNTVTPWGIIGLYAELKALVREFHPRVVNCHRGEAFILWGLLKKELGSFRLVRTRGDQRPPKNSPANRWLHNTASDAVITTNSRMTCHFRDNFRTPPGRLHQILGGVDKSVFFPDARARALAREELGYTDRHFVIGLLGRFDRVKGQRELIQALGLLRTRGLRDIHLLLLGFDSATPEGQVRDWLREAGMEEAAAITGKRSDIPRLLNALDLGAAPSLWSETIARAALEIMACGVPLIASDVGVMPDLLDADALFPPGNVEALARRVEAAYLDSGLRENLRQAQAVRMADLDGRDFLAQTLGVYESL from the coding sequence ATGCGCAGTATTCAGGTTGTCAATGTACGCTGGTTCAACGCCACGGCGTGGTACGGAATGTACTTGAGCCGCCTGCTGCTGGAGGCCGGACACGAAACCCTGGTTCTGGTCCTGCCGGACACTCTGGCCGAAGCAAAGGGGCAGGAATGGAACCTGCCCATGCGCCGGATGCCTCTCAACACGGTCACGCCGTGGGGAATAATCGGGCTGTATGCGGAACTCAAGGCGCTGGTCCGGGAATTCCATCCCCGGGTGGTCAACTGCCACCGGGGCGAAGCCTTCATTCTCTGGGGTCTGCTGAAGAAGGAACTGGGCTCCTTCCGGCTGGTCCGCACCAGAGGCGACCAGCGCCCGCCCAAAAACAGTCCCGCCAACCGCTGGCTGCACAATACGGCAAGCGACGCGGTCATCACCACCAACTCTCGCATGACCTGCCATTTCCGCGACAATTTCCGCACTCCGCCCGGCAGGCTGCACCAGATTCTGGGCGGCGTGGACAAGAGCGTCTTTTTTCCCGACGCCCGGGCCCGCGCTCTGGCCAGAGAGGAGCTGGGCTACACGGACAGGCATTTCGTGATCGGGCTTCTGGGCCGTTTCGACCGCGTCAAGGGACAGCGGGAACTGATCCAGGCCCTGGGACTGCTGCGCACACGCGGCCTGCGGGACATCCACCTGCTGCTTCTGGGCTTTGACTCGGCGACACCTGAAGGTCAGGTCCGGGATTGGCTCCGCGAGGCAGGCATGGAAGAAGCAGCCGCCATCACGGGCAAACGAAGCGACATTCCCCGGCTTCTGAACGCCCTGGACCTCGGCGCCGCGCCGTCCTTGTGGTCCGAGACCATCGCCCGCGCCGCTCTGGAAATCATGGCCTGCGGCGTGCCGCTCATCGCCTCCGATGTCGGCGTCATGCCGGACCTGCTGGACGCGGACGCCCTGTTTCCGCCCGGCAACGTGGAAGCCCTGGCCCGGCGGGTGGAAGCCGCGTATCTGGACTCCGGCCTGAGGGAAAATCTGCGCCAGGCCCAGGCCGTCCGCATGGCTGACCTGGACGGGCGGGATTTCCTGGCCCAAACCCTTGGCGTGTACGAAAGCCTATGA